In a single window of the Pseudodesulfovibrio profundus genome:
- a CDS encoding indolepyruvate ferredoxin oxidoreductase subunit alpha — protein sequence MSRIEVQEDRCKGCLLCTTVCPVDIIVQSDRFNVSGYKVAEIPEADKDKCIGCASCALICPDVAIKVYKTPKKKGGK from the coding sequence ATGTCTCGAATTGAGGTCCAGGAAGATCGCTGCAAAGGATGCCTCCTTTGTACCACGGTCTGTCCTGTGGATATCATCGTCCAGTCGGATCGTTTCAATGTCAGCGGTTATAAAGTCGCCGAGATTCCCGAAGCCGACAAGGACAAATGTATCGGATGCGCTTCCTGCGCATTGATCTGCCCGGATGTGGCAATCAAAGTTTACAAAACCCCCAAAAAGAAAGGGGGCAAATAG
- the queA gene encoding tRNA preQ1(34) S-adenosylmethionine ribosyltransferase-isomerase QueA, which produces MMDIPADFLLESYNFDLPEDQIAQEPAQKRDGSRLLVVNRSQESMEPTDFKKLIDHLPKNALLVANNSRVIPARIFGMKPTGGKVEFLLLTPLPLIEPTVEDGWNIARAEGLLRASKTPKEGTVITFTDTFRLIAREAGHFGRWQVELQWKDDLTEHFKDNGHLPLPPYIKRPDSDSDKERYQTTYSDASKTGSVAAPTAGLHFTPQYREQLKERGFEWAEVTLYVGYGTFSPVRCKDIRQHQMHAEYIEVPDKTARAIQKAKSEGRPVIAIGTTSARTLEGMYRECGNISEFKGETDIFISPGYEFNVIDGILTNFHLPESSLIIMISALAGRETILSAYEFALAHKFRFFSYGDAMLII; this is translated from the coding sequence ATGATGGACATACCCGCTGATTTTTTACTTGAAAGCTACAATTTTGACCTTCCTGAGGACCAGATTGCGCAGGAACCAGCCCAAAAAAGGGACGGCTCCAGATTGCTTGTGGTCAACCGATCACAGGAATCCATGGAGCCAACGGATTTCAAGAAGCTGATCGATCACCTTCCGAAAAACGCCCTGCTGGTGGCCAACAACTCACGGGTTATTCCGGCACGGATATTCGGCATGAAGCCCACAGGCGGCAAGGTCGAATTTCTTTTACTCACCCCACTCCCGCTCATTGAGCCTACAGTGGAAGACGGCTGGAACATCGCAAGGGCCGAAGGATTGCTGCGCGCTTCCAAAACACCCAAGGAAGGCACGGTCATCACGTTCACGGATACCTTTCGTTTGATCGCACGTGAAGCGGGTCATTTCGGACGCTGGCAGGTGGAGTTACAATGGAAGGACGACCTGACCGAGCACTTTAAGGATAATGGGCACCTTCCGCTTCCTCCCTACATCAAGCGGCCAGATTCTGATTCGGATAAGGAACGGTATCAAACCACCTATTCGGATGCTTCCAAAACAGGGTCGGTTGCTGCACCAACAGCTGGTCTACATTTTACGCCCCAGTATCGTGAGCAGCTCAAGGAGCGTGGATTCGAGTGGGCGGAGGTCACGCTGTACGTGGGCTATGGCACATTCAGTCCGGTGCGCTGCAAGGACATTCGCCAACATCAGATGCACGCCGAATATATCGAAGTGCCAGATAAAACAGCCCGCGCAATCCAAAAGGCGAAATCCGAGGGCAGACCGGTCATAGCTATTGGCACGACCAGCGCCCGAACCTTGGAAGGTATGTACCGTGAATGCGGTAACATATCAGAATTCAAGGGAGAAACAGATATATTCATATCACCCGGCTACGAGTTCAACGTCATCGACGGCATTTTAACCAACTTCCATTTGCCAGAATCGTCGCTCATCATTATGATCTCTGCTCTTGCCGGACGTGAAACCATCCTTTCGGCATATGAATTCGCACTGGCGCACAAGTTTCGCTTCTTCAGTTATGGAGATGCGATGTTAATCATATAG